A stretch of Phycisphaerae bacterium DNA encodes these proteins:
- a CDS encoding DNA-binding transcriptional regulator: MMKEKIKIAFAHNNINPNTEGIMAGISEYIRDNGDWQLIVWPDISQKSLTFLKRRGCKGAFVSTQTATKAKELLQIGIPVIAVSTLQTLMNLPYISANSEQVAQMACEYLVEKKFVNFGFFGITQARWSAERLEYFSSYLAKMGYVVNVFKERQVPITSDVIPFTRLWINTALNTGQQELIKWLKQLPKPVAILASCDIFACHLINVAKEAGLNVPDEIAILGVNNDHAICNICDPPLSSISLNFKKAGYSAAKLLDKIISGQEAMEGQCIEIQPTHVETRGSTDVFAIDDLDIVRALRYIRQNSNKPLQVNEIASNACMSKRSLQLRFHKIVGRSIHDEIIQAHFENAKVLLVETNLPVDEIALRSGFHYTSNMRRAFKQITGMLPQKYRQQHQLH; the protein is encoded by the coding sequence ATGATGAAAGAAAAAATCAAAATAGCCTTCGCACACAACAATATCAACCCCAACACCGAAGGAATCATGGCCGGAATTTCTGAATACATCCGAGATAACGGAGACTGGCAGTTGATTGTTTGGCCTGACATCTCACAAAAATCTTTAACCTTTCTCAAGCGAAGAGGCTGTAAAGGCGCGTTTGTGAGCACGCAAACAGCCACAAAAGCGAAAGAACTGCTCCAAATCGGCATCCCTGTAATAGCAGTGTCCACGCTGCAAACACTGATGAATCTTCCTTATATAAGCGCAAACTCTGAACAGGTTGCGCAGATGGCCTGCGAATATCTCGTGGAAAAGAAATTCGTAAATTTCGGATTTTTCGGCATTACACAGGCAAGATGGTCGGCCGAAAGACTGGAATATTTTTCCAGTTATCTGGCCAAGATGGGCTATGTCGTCAATGTATTCAAAGAAAGACAAGTGCCTATTACAAGCGATGTTATACCTTTTACGAGACTGTGGATTAACACGGCTCTTAATACCGGCCAGCAGGAACTGATAAAATGGCTTAAACAATTGCCCAAACCGGTGGCTATACTGGCCAGCTGCGACATATTTGCCTGTCACCTTATCAATGTGGCAAAAGAGGCCGGCCTTAATGTCCCGGATGAAATCGCCATCCTCGGCGTTAATAACGACCATGCTATCTGCAATATTTGTGACCCGCCGCTGTCAAGCATATCGCTTAATTTCAAAAAGGCCGGCTACAGTGCAGCCAAATTGCTCGACAAAATAATCTCAGGCCAGGAAGCCATGGAGGGACAGTGCATAGAAATTCAGCCGACACATGTTGAAACCCGCGGCTCGACAGATGTCTTTGCAATCGACGACCTTGACATCGTAAGGGCATTGAGATACATCCGGCAAAACAGCAATAAGCCCCTGCAGGTAAACGAAATTGCCAGTAACGCCTGTATGAGCAAACGCTCGCTGCAGCTGAGATTCCATAAAATAGTCGGAAGGTCCATTCACGATGAAATCATACAGGCACACTTCGAAAACGCCAAAGTGCTGCTCGTTGAGACAAATCTTCCCGTCGATGAAATAGCCCTCCGCTCAGGTTTTCATTACACCTCCAATATGAGACGCGCTTTTAAACAAATCACAGGAATGCTGCCCCAGAAGTACCGTCAGCAGCATCAACTTCATTAG
- a CDS encoding glycoside hydrolase family 95 protein has translation MRTFPCVLILIVIFLPLCLVNAADCDGVPMILFYDTPAAEWVQAIPIGNGRIGAMVFGRTADELIQFNEDTFWAEGPYDPVNPNALDMLPQARNLVFEGKAKEAQDLINQNMMAVPPKQAAYQPAGLLNLTFGGHQQVTDYRRGLDLSTAVTTVEYKVGDVTFKRQIFSTPIDQVTVIHLSADKPGMINFIADFNAMQDKKKIEIIGDDTIALEVYGAPSNSVDGKLRCHSRVKVITQKGKVRLENNKLHIEGADSATLFLASATNYINYKDVSGNPEAIVEKQLKAASKRPLEKILSDHISEYQKLFNRVRLDFGTTDAAQLATDVRIKGFAANRDPQLVAMYFQFARYLLISCSRPGGQPANLQGLWNDSVKPPWSSKYTININTEMNYWPAEPTNLSECGEPLFAMIKDIAVTGRRTAEINYGAGGWVCHHNTDLWRATGPIDSAFYGFWPSGGAWLCQHLWYHYEYTGDKEFLKKYYPVMKGAAQFVVDTLVEHPRYHWLVTCPSMSPENKIFDDISICAGPTMDMQIIRDLFNNCIRASRILGIDEGFRKVLEDEVGKLAPMQIGKHGQLQEWLEDVDGPEEHHRHVSHLYGLFPSSQISKDQTPELFAAARKSLEIRGDGGTGWSMAWKVNFWARLQDGDHAFKMLTNLISTGTYPNMFDAHPPFQIDGNFGGASGITEMLMQSYSKIDGKNLSGEIYLLPALPSALPSGSVKGLRARGGFEVNIEWKNGKLIQAEIKSLLGNDLTIRYSDKIVETKTVKGRTYIYDEK, from the coding sequence ATGAGAACTTTTCCTTGTGTTTTGATATTGATTGTAATATTCCTGCCTTTGTGTCTTGTCAATGCCGCTGATTGTGATGGAGTGCCAATGATATTGTTTTACGACACCCCTGCCGCCGAATGGGTACAGGCAATCCCGATAGGCAACGGCCGAATTGGAGCGATGGTTTTCGGCAGAACGGCCGACGAACTGATTCAGTTCAACGAGGATACTTTCTGGGCAGAAGGGCCTTACGACCCTGTCAATCCCAATGCCCTGGATATGCTGCCGCAGGCGAGAAACCTTGTCTTCGAAGGCAAGGCAAAAGAAGCACAGGATTTAATCAATCAAAATATGATGGCTGTTCCGCCAAAACAGGCGGCGTATCAGCCCGCAGGATTATTAAATCTCACATTCGGCGGACATCAGCAGGTTACGGATTATCGCAGGGGGCTCGATTTGAGTACCGCGGTAACAACGGTTGAGTATAAAGTTGGTGATGTAACATTTAAACGGCAGATATTCAGTACGCCGATTGACCAGGTTACAGTTATTCATCTTTCGGCTGATAAGCCGGGGATGATAAATTTCATCGCTGATTTTAATGCTATGCAGGACAAAAAGAAAATTGAAATTATCGGAGACGATACTATTGCGCTTGAAGTTTACGGCGCACCGTCTAACAGTGTTGATGGCAAATTGAGATGCCATTCGCGAGTAAAAGTCATTACACAAAAAGGCAAAGTCAGGCTCGAAAATAATAAATTGCATATCGAAGGGGCAGATTCGGCAACTTTGTTTTTGGCGTCAGCGACAAATTATATTAACTATAAAGACGTTAGCGGCAATCCGGAGGCAATCGTGGAAAAACAGCTTAAAGCCGCATCGAAGAGGCCTCTTGAAAAAATACTGTCCGACCATATCAGCGAATACCAGAAACTTTTCAATCGCGTTCGGCTTGATTTCGGCACAACAGATGCGGCCCAATTAGCAACGGATGTGAGAATAAAAGGTTTTGCCGCAAATAGAGACCCGCAGCTTGTCGCGATGTATTTTCAGTTCGCCCGTTACCTGCTTATTTCATGTTCGAGGCCGGGCGGCCAGCCTGCTAACTTACAGGGATTATGGAATGACAGCGTTAAACCGCCATGGTCGAGTAAATATACAATCAATATTAATACGGAAATGAATTACTGGCCGGCCGAGCCGACAAATCTGTCTGAATGCGGCGAGCCTTTATTCGCTATGATTAAGGATATTGCAGTAACAGGCCGCAGAACCGCGGAAATAAATTACGGCGCCGGCGGCTGGGTTTGTCATCATAATACCGATTTGTGGCGGGCGACAGGGCCGATTGACAGTGCGTTTTATGGTTTCTGGCCCAGCGGCGGGGCGTGGCTTTGTCAGCATTTGTGGTATCACTACGAATACACAGGCGATAAGGAATTTCTTAAAAAATATTATCCGGTAATGAAAGGGGCGGCGCAATTTGTTGTCGATACACTCGTCGAACATCCGAGATATCACTGGCTCGTTACCTGTCCTTCGATGTCGCCTGAAAATAAAATTTTCGACGATATAAGCATCTGCGCGGGCCCGACTATGGATATGCAGATTATTCGCGACCTGTTCAATAACTGCATCAGGGCTTCGCGGATACTCGGCATCGACGAAGGTTTTCGAAAAGTTCTCGAGGATGAAGTCGGCAAACTCGCTCCGATGCAGATTGGCAAACACGGCCAGTTGCAGGAATGGCTCGAAGACGTTGACGGCCCCGAAGAACATCATCGCCACGTTTCGCATTTGTACGGCCTTTTCCCGAGCAGCCAGATAAGCAAAGACCAAACGCCCGAACTTTTCGCGGCGGCCCGCAAATCTCTTGAGATACGCGGCGACGGCGGCACAGGCTGGTCGATGGCGTGGAAGGTTAATTTCTGGGCAAGACTGCAGGACGGCGACCACGCCTTTAAAATGCTGACAAATCTTATTTCAACCGGCACATATCCGAATATGTTCGATGCTCATCCGCCGTTTCAGATTGACGGCAACTTCGGCGGGGCAAGCGGAATTACCGAAATGCTGATGCAGTCTTACTCGAAGATTGATGGCAAAAATCTTTCAGGCGAAATTTATTTATTGCCCGCTCTGCCGTCTGCACTGCCGAGCGGCTCTGTAAAAGGTCTTCGTGCACGCGGCGGCTTTGAAGTAAATATCGAATGGAAAAACGGGAAACTTATTCAGGCGGAAATAAAGTCTCTTCTCGGAAATGATTTGACAATCCGTTATAGTGATAAAATTGTTGAAACAAAGACCGTTAAAGGCAGAACATATATTTACGATGAAAAATAA
- a CDS encoding tetratricopeptide repeat protein, translated as MQIVKYALIVAAVAAVLYLPILSAEFVYDDELQIVIDPYIHQPQHFADVLSLKVMTQGVIDNNRPVNLLSLMLDSVLWGRTPFGYHLTNLLLHSLCSAMVFVLLYAFLKRIFAQKEQETGPLWAAFIGAILFAIHPINSEAVCVIAFREDLLVTAFTLLVLILAEFFPSERKIVNVLLGAAIVLSIFAAAATKENGVVAPFFLLLYWLVVRKAANWRKWAILVAAGFAATLTFMILRFTIVAPLVYADVEKASYLGGSFSRMLAIQPRIWLYQLLELFWPGLMCADLGGYSISNISLTMAIIVLSVVCIAAIILGRKNKIFTLGMLFFVISMLPTSNFIPIYWPMADRYLYLPMFGLSLALSAIICRLKIKKGLPRIFLIIAAFIIGLHLCCFTVERELVWHNSLSLWQDTVNKNPRSFLGSYNLGFALFEKGDYQQALSAFTTTSEINPYKPSVKAAMAMTCDALGRTDDAEEFFEEAVSLNNPYGSSDSLIDSLLWTHSQIRKLQIIADRVSAKKKIK; from the coding sequence ATGCAAATTGTAAAATATGCTCTTATTGTCGCGGCGGTCGCGGCAGTTCTATACCTGCCCATTCTGTCGGCCGAATTTGTTTACGATGATGAGCTGCAGATAGTAATAGACCCTTATATTCACCAGCCTCAGCATTTCGCCGATGTACTCAGCTTAAAAGTAATGACCCAGGGCGTTATCGATAATAATCGGCCCGTAAACCTCCTGTCGCTTATGCTTGATTCAGTTTTGTGGGGCAGGACGCCGTTCGGCTATCATCTTACAAACCTGCTGCTTCATTCGCTATGCTCGGCTATGGTATTTGTTTTGCTGTATGCTTTCCTGAAGCGAATATTCGCTCAAAAAGAACAGGAAACCGGGCCCTTATGGGCGGCATTTATCGGCGCAATACTTTTCGCGATACATCCCATCAACAGCGAAGCTGTGTGCGTCATAGCCTTCAGGGAAGACCTGCTGGTGACGGCATTTACACTTCTTGTTCTGATATTGGCGGAATTTTTTCCTTCTGAGCGAAAAATAGTTAATGTGCTGCTCGGAGCTGCTATCGTTCTTTCGATTTTCGCGGCCGCGGCGACAAAAGAAAACGGTGTGGTCGCGCCGTTTTTTCTTCTGCTTTACTGGCTTGTGGTTCGCAAAGCCGCCAACTGGCGAAAATGGGCGATACTTGTCGCCGCAGGATTTGCCGCGACTTTAACGTTTATGATTCTACGTTTTACCATTGTGGCTCCGCTTGTGTATGCCGATGTCGAAAAAGCGTCATACCTTGGCGGCTCTTTTTCCCGAATGCTCGCAATTCAGCCCCGTATATGGTTATATCAACTCCTTGAGCTTTTCTGGCCCGGTCTTATGTGTGCCGACCTTGGGGGTTATTCTATCAGTAATATTTCTCTGACGATGGCGATAATAGTGTTAAGCGTCGTCTGTATTGCCGCGATAATATTGGGACGGAAAAACAAAATTTTTACTTTGGGAATGTTATTTTTCGTGATATCCATGCTGCCGACGTCGAATTTTATTCCCATATACTGGCCGATGGCAGACCGTTATCTTTATCTTCCGATGTTCGGCCTGTCTCTGGCTCTGAGCGCGATAATCTGCCGTCTGAAAATTAAAAAAGGACTGCCGCGTATTTTCCTGATAATTGCCGCGTTTATTATAGGTTTGCATTTGTGTTGTTTTACGGTTGAACGTGAACTGGTCTGGCATAACAGCCTTTCGCTTTGGCAGGACACCGTAAATAAAAATCCTCGTTCGTTTCTCGGCTCTTATAATCTGGGTTTTGCTCTTTTTGAGAAAGGCGATTATCAGCAGGCTTTATCGGCTTTCACGACCACTTCCGAAATCAACCCCTATAAACCGTCAGTCAAAGCGGCCATGGCGATGACCTGCGATGCGCTGGGCAGGACAGATGATGCCGAAGAATTTTTTGAGGAAGCCGTTTCGCTTAATAATCCTTACGGCAGTTCCGATAGTCTTATAGATTCACTTCTCTGGACTCACTCGCAAATAAGAAAACTTCAAATAATAGCGGACAGAGTTTCAGCGAAGAAGAAAATAAAATAA
- a CDS encoding glycoside hydrolase family 28 protein: MKKQSFIIFSTSISLILLVCFGCAPSQRVHKPAVKKALIAAPKGLMVPPLAIDDSSITVIWNKPDDYSNVASYNVYIEGSLAGNTKNLFYTATGLNADTPHSFIVKAVDACGVESTPSNKVIPSTAPQMKVFDVTKYGAVGDCNTLNTAAIQKAIDECTKGGKILIPEGTFLSGALFLKSDMTLQIDGTLRGSDNAADYPLTSKRFPYYASGNNFMGLINAYTEKYGSITNVRICGKGTVNGSSDVVGSIMGHNITKLAINEVATSEGDDSDRGDMIVIKGVNGVYIGGLTLVNPAMHTIFITYSKNITVNGLNISTYDIHNADGLNVCTSDTAYIFNSTFDTGDDCINFNAGVGADGVKENFPDKNIRVFNCVAKRGHGGAVFGSFTAAWFKDYLVEDCLFDGTDRGLRFKTGKNQGGGAMDILCRDITIKNILKEAIFFDSTYGSSYPSAGPGQFKDITVKNITCENIKTYGIYINGLPESQHTNLSLSNISIDGARKGGAYIRNCTNSTFDAVNIKNSGPAWNIDSNSTSGLKFTDCNPMP; the protein is encoded by the coding sequence ATGAAAAAGCAAAGTTTTATTATTTTTTCCACTTCAATCAGCCTTATCTTACTTGTATGTTTTGGCTGCGCTCCTTCCCAAAGGGTTCATAAACCAGCTGTCAAAAAGGCACTTATTGCCGCACCTAAAGGATTGATGGTTCCGCCCCTGGCTATCGATGATTCGAGTATTACGGTGATATGGAACAAGCCTGACGATTATTCGAATGTTGCCAGTTACAATGTTTACATAGAAGGGTCTTTGGCCGGAAACACGAAAAATCTTTTTTACACGGCTACGGGTTTGAATGCCGATACCCCCCACTCATTTATTGTAAAAGCCGTAGACGCCTGCGGTGTTGAATCCACACCCAGTAACAAAGTCATACCATCGACGGCGCCACAGATGAAGGTTTTCGACGTTACCAAATACGGCGCGGTCGGAGACTGCAATACTTTAAACACAGCCGCGATTCAAAAAGCTATTGATGAATGTACGAAAGGCGGCAAAATCTTAATCCCGGAGGGAACATTTTTAAGCGGCGCTCTGTTCTTAAAAAGCGATATGACACTTCAAATCGACGGAACTTTGAGAGGCAGTGATAACGCCGCTGATTACCCGCTGACAAGCAAAAGATTTCCATATTATGCTTCCGGCAACAATTTTATGGGATTGATAAATGCATATACTGAAAAGTACGGCAGCATCACTAACGTCAGAATATGCGGCAAGGGTACTGTCAACGGCTCATCAGATGTTGTCGGCTCCATTATGGGGCATAACATTACCAAACTTGCTATTAATGAGGTCGCCACAAGCGAAGGCGACGATAGCGACAGAGGCGATATGATAGTTATAAAAGGAGTTAACGGAGTATATATTGGAGGACTTACACTTGTAAATCCCGCGATGCATACTATCTTCATAACCTATTCCAAAAACATCACCGTAAACGGTCTCAATATAAGCACCTACGACATACACAATGCGGACGGCCTTAATGTCTGCACATCTGATACGGCTTACATTTTTAATTCCACTTTTGACACCGGCGACGACTGCATTAATTTCAACGCTGGCGTCGGCGCAGACGGCGTAAAAGAAAACTTCCCGGATAAAAATATCAGAGTCTTTAATTGTGTTGCCAAACGAGGCCACGGCGGCGCGGTCTTCGGAAGTTTCACAGCGGCATGGTTCAAGGATTACCTGGTGGAAGATTGTCTGTTCGACGGTACAGACAGAGGACTTCGTTTTAAAACAGGCAAAAATCAGGGCGGCGGAGCCATGGATATTCTCTGCAGAGATATTACAATTAAGAATATTTTAAAAGAAGCGATATTCTTCGATAGTACTTACGGCAGCAGTTATCCTTCGGCAGGTCCGGGACAGTTTAAGGATATCACGGTAAAAAATATTACCTGTGAAAACATCAAAACCTACGGTATCTACATTAACGGATTACCAGAATCCCAACACACCAATCTTTCCCTGAGCAACATTTCTATAGACGGCGCCAGGAAAGGCGGAGCTTACATCAGGAATTGCACAAACAGCACATTTGACGCGGTGAATATCAAAAATAGCGGGCCGGCATGGAATATTGATTCCAATTCAACTTCCGGCCTTAAGTTTACAGACTGTAACCCAATGCCGTAA
- a CDS encoding glycoside hydrolase family 28 protein: MKRTFFLAILVLIPLFYTAAAMATEAPAGVFDVRQYGAKGDGITVDTEAIQKAIDDCGKAGGGIVRLPAGVYLSKPISLRSKTTLQLDEGAKLKATDDPQDFLRPGRTLEKAGGSSDFTPFVGGKNLTNIAITGKGTIDGSGVRWWIPAEEARKIKPGYTSPRPRLIVLEGCKNVKILGVTICNSPSFHLVPKNCDNVLIEGVTIRSPSIAPNTDAIDPSVSRNVRISKCVIDVGDDNIAIKSGRPDPAHPNAACENITVSDCTFLHGHGMSIGSETAGGVRNLLVERCRFENLASGIRIKSARGKGGLVENLTYRDITMKNVRVPIDISSYYEGSKDDAPQPVNALTPVFRNIRIKNINALGPYGEAEIVDRITDFVYYYYAYHAFLESHNGGLIIGLPECAVSDVVMENVNISASSGMTIQNAKNIKLKNVNIEPQKGPPFILNNTEVEGLE, translated from the coding sequence GTGAAAAGAACATTTTTTCTGGCGATACTTGTTTTGATTCCATTATTTTACACTGCCGCGGCAATGGCGACAGAGGCACCAGCCGGGGTTTTTGATGTTCGCCAATACGGCGCCAAAGGCGACGGCATAACAGTTGATACCGAAGCAATTCAGAAAGCGATAGATGACTGCGGCAAAGCCGGCGGCGGAATTGTCAGGCTTCCGGCCGGAGTATATTTAAGCAAACCGATTTCTCTTCGCAGCAAAACCACATTGCAGCTCGACGAGGGCGCCAAGCTGAAAGCAACGGACGACCCGCAGGATTTCCTTCGCCCCGGACGGACGCTGGAAAAAGCCGGCGGCAGCAGTGATTTTACGCCATTCGTCGGCGGTAAAAATTTGACCAATATCGCCATCACCGGCAAGGGAACTATCGACGGCTCGGGCGTGCGATGGTGGATACCCGCTGAGGAAGCCCGAAAAATTAAACCGGGTTATACTTCGCCCCGTCCCCGTTTAATCGTACTGGAAGGCTGCAAAAACGTAAAGATTCTCGGCGTTACGATTTGCAATTCGCCGAGTTTCCATCTTGTTCCCAAAAACTGTGACAATGTACTCATCGAAGGCGTGACTATCCGTTCGCCGTCAATCGCGCCGAATACAGACGCCATTGACCCGAGCGTCAGCCGTAATGTTCGCATTTCCAAATGTGTCATCGATGTCGGCGACGATAACATCGCGATAAAATCCGGCCGGCCGGACCCGGCGCACCCAAACGCAGCCTGTGAAAACATCACCGTTTCGGACTGCACGTTCCTTCACGGTCACGGCATGTCCATCGGCAGTGAAACTGCAGGCGGGGTTCGTAATCTTCTCGTTGAACGATGCAGGTTCGAGAATTTAGCCAGCGGCATCCGAATCAAATCCGCACGCGGTAAAGGCGGACTGGTGGAAAATCTCACTTACCGCGATATCACTATGAAAAACGTAAGAGTTCCGATTGATATTTCCTCCTATTACGAGGGTTCCAAAGACGATGCGCCTCAGCCTGTCAATGCTTTAACACCTGTCTTTCGCAATATCCGGATTAAGAATATAAATGCCCTCGGCCCGTATGGCGAAGCTGAGATTGTCGACCGCATTACTGATTTTGTCTATTATTATTACGCATATCACGCTTTTCTTGAGTCTCACAATGGCGGCCTGATTATAGGGCTGCCTGAGTGCGCGGTATCGGATGTCGTGATGGAAAATGTCAATATCTCCGCCAGTTCAGGTATGACAATTCAGAATGCCAAAAACATTAAACTAAAAAATGTAAATATCGAACCACAAAAAGGACCTCCGTTCATATTGAACAACACAGAAGTTGAAGGACTGGAGTAA
- a CDS encoding glycosyltransferase family 9 protein, with protein sequence MKITTMRLIDHWGGRPICFILTIIRKCCNLFFSQKSKSKIERILFIKLAEQGATVLADTAIRRAIEIAGKDNVYFLVFKQNRFILDVMDIIRRENVITIPDNNFISMLFGTIKSIWRIRKLHIDAAVDYEFFARSSAILTFLSGAGIRVGLHSFADEAPYRGDLMTHRLNYNPHLHTSQMFEVMVEAVNLPAGDMPRLNIDLPKLRPVESHFIPNPDELKEFKTMLEKQAGTGNYSPLILLNANASDMLPLRRWPSERYEALARRLIEKSPALHIAFTGAPQESEKALKIVKAVDSQRCFSMTGKTTLEQLMMLYCLADVLVTNDSGPAHFAALTDIKVITLFGPETPKLFGANTPNSHIIWKDIPCSPCVSAYNNRHSTCSNNVCMQRISVDEVYDLVCRLCKL encoded by the coding sequence GTGAAAATAACAACAATGCGTTTAATCGACCATTGGGGTGGAAGGCCGATATGTTTTATTTTAACGATAATTCGCAAATGCTGTAACTTGTTTTTCAGTCAAAAATCCAAATCTAAAATTGAACGCATACTTTTCATTAAACTCGCCGAACAGGGAGCAACTGTCCTGGCCGATACAGCTATTCGCCGAGCCATTGAAATAGCGGGAAAAGATAATGTTTACTTTCTGGTTTTTAAGCAAAATCGCTTCATCCTTGATGTGATGGACATTATCCGCCGTGAAAATGTCATAACGATTCCCGATAACAATTTTATTTCAATGCTCTTTGGTACAATCAAGTCAATATGGCGTATTCGAAAGCTGCACATTGACGCGGCGGTTGATTACGAATTTTTCGCCAGAAGCTCCGCAATTTTGACATTTCTAAGCGGTGCGGGTATCAGGGTCGGCCTGCACAGTTTTGCTGATGAGGCTCCGTATCGCGGCGATTTAATGACACATCGTTTGAACTATAATCCGCACCTGCACACAAGCCAAATGTTTGAGGTAATGGTTGAAGCGGTTAATCTGCCGGCAGGCGATATGCCGAGACTGAATATAGACCTGCCGAAACTGCGGCCTGTGGAATCACATTTTATTCCCAATCCGGATGAGTTGAAAGAATTTAAAACGATGCTTGAAAAACAGGCCGGAACAGGCAATTATTCCCCGCTTATACTTCTCAACGCAAACGCATCCGACATGCTGCCGCTGCGCCGCTGGCCGAGCGAACGATATGAAGCTCTTGCCAGACGATTAATCGAAAAATCTCCTGCTTTGCATATAGCCTTTACAGGAGCGCCCCAGGAATCGGAAAAGGCATTGAAAATTGTCAAAGCAGTGGATTCGCAGAGATGTTTTTCAATGACCGGTAAAACGACACTGGAGCAATTAATGATGTTATACTGCCTGGCGGATGTTCTCGTGACCAATGACAGCGGGCCGGCACATTTTGCCGCACTGACTGATATTAAAGTCATAACGTTATTCGGACCGGAAACGCCGAAGTTATTTGGCGCTAACACTCCCAATTCGCATATTATCTGGAAAGATATTCCCTGCAGTCCCTGTGTAAGTGCTTATAATAATCGTCATTCAACCTGCAGTAATAATGTTTGTATGCAGCGAATAAGCGTCGATGAGGTTTATGATTTGGTATGCCGACTATGCAAATTGTAA